In a genomic window of Methanoregula sp. UBA64:
- a CDS encoding ABC transporter ATP-binding protein, whose protein sequence is MIIKLAINHLWFSYDSHEVLRDFCLDIGDGRIVSIVGPNGSGKSTLIKCIDRLLVPSSGEILVDRSDVMKMSRIELAQNIAYVPQNSLRVFPNSVFDVVLMGRRPYLGWRGGTRDEQVVWEMLQLLGLEDLAMSSFTELSGGQQQKVLIARALAQETGVILLDEPTSNLDIWHQIDVMDLLRNLVKQRDLTAIVAIHDLNMAARYSDTIVMMKKGKIVATGTPDTVMTAENLETVYSIRASVKIADEIPFIIPLSRISQKTMIGKSVPAGSRSGRNSGTWQHSYSGNGSRTDIGLSR, encoded by the coding sequence ATGATCATCAAGCTCGCAATCAACCACCTGTGGTTCAGTTACGACAGCCACGAGGTTTTACGCGACTTCTGTCTTGATATCGGTGATGGCAGGATCGTCAGCATTGTCGGCCCCAACGGATCCGGAAAATCCACGCTGATCAAATGCATCGACCGGCTGCTTGTCCCATCATCGGGGGAAATCCTTGTGGACCGGAGCGATGTGATGAAGATGAGCCGTATTGAACTGGCCCAGAACATTGCCTACGTCCCCCAGAACTCGCTGCGTGTTTTCCCGAATTCGGTTTTTGATGTTGTCCTGATGGGACGACGCCCTTATCTCGGGTGGAGAGGTGGGACACGAGACGAACAGGTGGTCTGGGAGATGCTCCAGCTCCTCGGTCTGGAGGATCTTGCCATGTCCTCGTTTACCGAACTCTCGGGAGGTCAGCAGCAGAAGGTGCTCATTGCCCGGGCCCTTGCCCAGGAAACGGGTGTCATTCTCCTGGATGAACCTACGAGCAATCTCGATATCTGGCACCAGATCGATGTAATGGATCTCCTGAGAAATCTGGTAAAACAGCGCGACCTGACGGCAATTGTTGCCATTCATGATCTTAACATGGCAGCCCGGTACTCGGACACCATCGTGATGATGAAAAAGGGAAAAATCGTTGCTACCGGTACTCCTGATACGGTCATGACCGCAGAAAATCTCGAAACGGTCTATAGTATACGGGCAAGCGTGAAGATCGCAGACGAGATCCCGTTTATTATCCCCTTATCAAGGATCTCCCAGAAAACGATGATTGGTAAAAGTGTTCCGGCCGGTTCCCGATCCGGCAGAAACTCCGGGACCTGGCAACACTCTTATTCCGGTAACGGAAGCAGGACTGACATCGGGCTTTCCCGGTGA
- a CDS encoding class I SAM-dependent methyltransferase yields the protein MNTIRAINLQQRKNVRNWIECWDSTKEFFSGVSDSEQAESWNRRWDPSEGNMGWHPSPMRNNKRMEEIFALIQEAGCTVEGARILDVGCGPGATSIPFAKAGADVTALDISSIALSRLNEHATKEGVSIKTIETSWWTADIRKLGLKKKFDLVFVTSTPAVRDAGCLDRMIGCSKKFCYYSFSLGNGGPMQTDHTGILQKVLKKDPSRRGNGRGSSPFINGFMYLYLLGYRPLVKINHHMRTKAVDWEEAANRTIRFLDHAGNFTSADKKKILRYYEAAAVDGKYSTRSEGYSGMMVWQVD from the coding sequence ATGAACACAATCAGGGCGATAAATCTGCAGCAGAGGAAAAATGTTAGAAACTGGATAGAGTGCTGGGATTCAACAAAAGAGTTCTTTTCTGGTGTATCTGATAGCGAACAGGCAGAGTCATGGAACCGGCGCTGGGACCCGTCTGAAGGGAATATGGGCTGGCACCCGTCACCAATGAGAAATAACAAACGGATGGAAGAAATATTTGCTCTCATTCAGGAAGCAGGTTGTACGGTAGAGGGAGCCCGTATCTTGGATGTAGGCTGTGGCCCGGGAGCCACATCGATCCCGTTTGCAAAAGCGGGAGCTGATGTAACAGCTCTGGATATCTCCTCCATCGCACTTTCGCGCTTGAACGAACATGCAACAAAGGAAGGAGTTTCGATCAAGACCATTGAAACCTCCTGGTGGACTGCGGATATCAGAAAGCTTGGCCTTAAGAAAAAGTTCGATCTTGTGTTTGTCACAAGTACCCCGGCAGTGCGGGATGCAGGTTGCCTTGACCGGATGATTGGCTGCTCGAAAAAATTCTGCTATTACAGTTTCAGCCTTGGCAATGGTGGGCCTATGCAGACGGATCATACCGGGATCTTACAAAAGGTACTCAAGAAAGATCCGTCCCGCCGCGGGAACGGCAGAGGATCATCCCCGTTCATCAATGGTTTCATGTATCTGTACCTGCTGGGATACCGGCCCCTCGTGAAGATTAACCATCATATGAGAACAAAGGCCGTGGACTGGGAAGAGGCGGCGAACCGGACGATCCGGTTTCTCGATCATGCCGGGAACTTCACGTCAGCAGACAAAAAGAAGATCCTTCGATATTACGAGGCTGCTGCCGTTGACGGAAAGTACAGCACACGATCCGAAGGGTATTCCGGTATGATGGTCTGGCAGGTGGACTAA